The Bartonella birtlesii IBS 325 genome has a window encoding:
- the aspS gene encoding aspartate--tRNA ligase, with translation MHRYRSHNCAALRKCDVGKKARLSGWVHRVRDHGGILFVDLRDHFGIIQIVVDPATPAFKVIEKVRSEWVIRVDGEVCARSDEAINTSLPTGEIEIFAKEVEILSKSDELPLPVFGEPDYPEDIRLKYRFLDLRRETMHKNIMRRTEIIAAIRRSMQENGFIEFTTPLLTASSPEGARDFLVPSRIHQGKFYALPQAPQQYKQLLMMSGFDRYFQIAPCFRDEDPRADRLPGEFYQLDIEMSFVEQEDVFATMEPIMRSLFEEFANGKSVTQNFPRISYDDAMRKYGSDKPDLRIPIIMEDVSQHFYDSGFKVFAHILANNENARVWAIPAKTGGSRAFCDRMNGWAQREGQAGLGYIFWREEQGNFEGAGPIAKNIGEQRTEAIRAQLKLESGDACFFVAGDPKKFVSFAGAARTHIGEELNLVDRECFSLAWIVDFPFFEWNEDENKLDFAHNPFSMPQGGEKALESQDPLTLKAFQYDLVCNGYEIASGGIRNHSPEMMLKVFNLAGLSKEVVERRFGALYRAFHYGAPPHGGMAAGVDRIIMLLQGVKNLREVALFPMNQQALDLLMSAPSDVSSTQLRDLAIRITSVTKNG, from the coding sequence ATGCATCGTTATCGCAGTCATAATTGCGCTGCTCTTCGTAAATGTGATGTAGGAAAAAAAGCCCGTCTTTCTGGGTGGGTTCACCGTGTTCGTGATCATGGCGGTATCCTTTTTGTAGATTTGCGTGATCATTTTGGAATCATACAGATTGTTGTTGATCCTGCTACACCAGCTTTTAAAGTTATCGAAAAAGTACGTTCTGAATGGGTTATTCGTGTAGATGGGGAGGTGTGTGCACGTTCTGATGAAGCTATTAATACATCTCTTCCGACCGGCGAAATTGAAATTTTTGCGAAAGAAGTGGAAATTCTTTCAAAGTCTGATGAACTTCCTTTACCCGTTTTTGGTGAACCTGATTATCCAGAAGATATTCGATTAAAGTATCGTTTTCTTGATTTACGTCGTGAAACTATGCACAAAAATATCATGCGTCGTACCGAAATTATTGCTGCTATCAGACGCTCTATGCAAGAGAATGGTTTTATAGAATTCACCACACCACTTTTGACAGCTTCATCGCCAGAAGGGGCGCGTGATTTTTTGGTTCCAAGTCGTATTCATCAGGGAAAATTTTACGCGTTGCCACAAGCACCTCAGCAATACAAACAGTTGTTAATGATGTCGGGGTTTGATCGTTATTTTCAAATTGCTCCCTGTTTTAGAGATGAAGATCCAAGGGCTGATCGTCTTCCAGGAGAATTTTATCAATTAGATATTGAAATGAGTTTTGTTGAACAGGAGGATGTTTTTGCAACAATGGAACCCATTATGCGTTCTCTTTTTGAAGAGTTTGCAAATGGAAAATCTGTAACACAAAACTTTCCTCGCATTTCTTATGATGACGCAATGCGTAAATATGGTTCAGATAAGCCTGATTTACGTATTCCGATCATTATGGAAGATGTTTCACAGCATTTTTATGATTCCGGTTTTAAAGTTTTTGCTCATATTTTAGCAAATAATGAAAATGCACGGGTATGGGCTATCCCAGCTAAAACAGGTGGCAGCCGTGCTTTTTGTGATCGTATGAATGGATGGGCGCAAAGAGAGGGGCAAGCGGGGCTTGGTTATATTTTTTGGCGCGAAGAACAAGGGAATTTTGAAGGTGCTGGTCCTATAGCCAAAAATATTGGTGAGCAAAGGACTGAAGCAATTCGTGCACAGCTTAAACTTGAAAGTGGTGATGCTTGCTTTTTTGTGGCAGGAGATCCAAAGAAATTTGTATCTTTTGCTGGAGCAGCGCGAACACATATAGGGGAGGAATTAAATCTTGTTGATCGCGAGTGTTTTTCTTTGGCTTGGATCGTCGATTTTCCATTTTTTGAATGGAATGAAGATGAGAACAAGCTTGATTTTGCTCATAATCCTTTTTCTATGCCACAGGGGGGAGAAAAAGCTCTTGAAAGTCAAGATCCTCTAACTCTTAAAGCATTTCAGTATGATCTTGTTTGTAATGGTTATGAGATTGCGTCAGGTGGAATTCGTAATCATTCACCAGAAATGATGCTTAAAGTTTTTAATCTTGCTGGCCTTTCTAAAGAGGTAGTAGAGCGTCGTTTTGGTGCTCTTTACCGCGCGTTTCATTATGGAGCTCCACCACATGGTGGTATGGCGGCTGGTGTTGATCGTATTATTATGCTTTTGCAGGGTGTCAAAAATTTGCGGGAGGTTGCATTATTTCCTATGAATCAGCAAGCGCTTGATCTTTTGATGAGCGCTCCATCAGATGTTTCGTCTACACAATTGCGTGATTTAGCAATACGAATTACTTCCGTTACCAAAAATGGTTAA
- the glpD gene encoding glycerol-3-phosphate dehydrogenase: MMKSKIMKTTTHYDLFIIGGGINGCGLARDASGRGFKVGLAEMNDLASGTSSASTKLIHGGLRYLEHYEFRLVREALKEREIIWRMAPHIVRPLRFLLPYHKNLRPAWMLRFGLFIYDYLGNWNQKLWRSKTVNFSKNFCSTLKEEYQKGFEYSDARVDDARLVIANARDAEKYGAHIKVRTEVLSLKRKEKKWLIMLRNKLSGKEYCVTALYVANMTGPWINHILANVLDCKESPPIRLVRGSHILVPKLYAHNRAYIFQNSDGRIIFSIPYQEEFTLLGTTDCDYQGDPAHVHITDAEIDYICSAASQYFIQPVLRENIVWTYSGVRPLYDDGTSKAQEITRDYVLKEMGSESVPRILNLYGGKITTYRKLAEDAMKFVEKALGKKRAPWTENSTLPGGDFPYNRLDIIENKIALLIPDLDAFTYRRLVRSYGSEALVIFANGKADKGKDFGHGLYEIEVKWLLEKEWAKTCEDVLWRRSKLGLFFNKKEINALSAYMQSQKEIKQDL, from the coding sequence ATGATGAAAAGTAAAATTATGAAAACCACAACGCATTATGACCTGTTTATCATTGGTGGAGGGATAAACGGATGTGGACTAGCGAGAGATGCATCTGGACGCGGATTTAAAGTGGGATTGGCGGAAATGAATGATCTTGCCTCGGGGACATCAAGTGCATCGACAAAGCTTATTCACGGCGGTCTTCGTTATCTTGAACACTATGAATTCAGATTGGTTCGAGAAGCGTTAAAAGAACGTGAGATCATTTGGCGTATGGCTCCCCACATTGTGCGTCCTTTGCGTTTTCTTCTCCCTTATCATAAAAATTTACGTCCTGCTTGGATGTTACGTTTTGGACTTTTCATTTATGATTATCTAGGGAACTGGAATCAAAAACTGTGGCGCAGTAAAACGGTTAATTTTTCAAAAAATTTTTGCTCTACACTTAAGGAAGAGTATCAAAAAGGTTTTGAATATTCTGATGCAAGAGTAGATGATGCGCGTCTAGTCATTGCTAATGCTCGTGATGCAGAAAAATATGGTGCCCATATAAAAGTACGGACAGAAGTTCTCTCTTTAAAAAGAAAAGAAAAAAAATGGCTTATAATGCTCCGAAATAAATTAAGCGGAAAAGAATATTGTGTTACGGCTCTTTATGTTGCGAATATGACGGGGCCTTGGATTAATCATATTCTGGCAAATGTATTAGACTGTAAAGAGAGTCCACCCATACGACTTGTTAGAGGGTCTCATATTCTGGTTCCTAAGCTATATGCCCATAATCGTGCTTATATTTTTCAAAACAGCGATGGGCGTATTATATTTTCCATTCCGTATCAAGAAGAGTTTACATTGCTTGGAACAACAGATTGTGATTACCAGGGAGATCCTGCCCATGTTCATATTACAGATGCAGAAATTGACTATATCTGTTCAGCAGCAAGTCAGTATTTCATACAACCCGTATTGCGTGAAAATATTGTCTGGACTTATTCTGGAGTTCGTCCGCTTTATGATGATGGAACTTCAAAAGCGCAAGAAATCACACGTGATTACGTTTTGAAAGAAATGGGATCAGAAAGTGTGCCACGGATTCTTAATCTTTATGGCGGCAAGATTACAACTTATCGCAAATTGGCAGAAGATGCGATGAAATTTGTTGAAAAAGCACTTGGAAAAAAGAGAGCCCCTTGGACAGAAAACTCAACGCTTCCAGGGGGTGATTTTCCATATAATAGGCTAGATATAATCGAAAATAAAATCGCTCTTTTAATTCCAGATTTAGATGCTTTTACATACCGCAGACTTGTACGGTCTTATGGTTCTGAGGCACTAGTGATATTTGCAAATGGTAAAGCAGATAAAGGAAAAGATTTTGGGCATGGGCTCTACGAAATAGAAGTTAAATGGTTATTGGAAAAGGAATGGGCTAAAACATGTGAAGATGTGTTATGGCGCCGTTCAAAACTTGGGCTTTTTTTTAATAAGAAAGAAATTAATGCTCTTTCTGCCTATATGCAAAGTCAAAAAGAGATCAAACAAGATTTATAA
- the accB gene encoding acetyl-CoA carboxylase biotin carboxyl carrier protein → MTTKKVDAAKHTAINTKIIRDLAEILNDTNLTNIELEQGELRICVSRQNISVTPKQAVYAPISPTVAISSSPALTTATSIQEDKSKNAITSPMVGTAYLAPSPGAQPFVEIGQNVIEGQTLLIIEAMKTMNQIPSPRSGKVSTILVKDGQPVEFGEPLIVVE, encoded by the coding sequence ATGACAACAAAAAAAGTAGATGCGGCAAAACATACCGCAATTAATACAAAAATTATCCGTGACCTTGCTGAAATTTTAAATGATACAAATTTAACGAACATTGAACTTGAACAAGGTGAACTTCGTATTTGTGTGTCACGTCAAAATATCTCTGTTACTCCTAAACAAGCAGTTTATGCCCCCATTTCTCCTACTGTTGCTATATCTTCTTCCCCTGCCCTAACAACTGCAACTTCTATACAAGAAGATAAATCAAAAAATGCGATAACATCTCCAATGGTTGGAACAGCTTATCTTGCACCTTCGCCAGGTGCACAACCTTTTGTAGAAATAGGACAAAATGTCATAGAAGGACAAACTTTGCTTATCATTGAAGCAATGAAAACAATGAATCAAATTCCATCACCACGCTCAGGTAAGGTAAGCACTATTCTTGTTAAAGATGGCCAACCCGTTGAGTTTGGTGAACCACTTATTGTCGTTGAATGA
- the accC gene encoding acetyl-CoA carboxylase biotin carboxylase subunit, with protein sequence MIQKILTANRGEIALRVLRACKELGIKTVAVHSTADADAMHVRLADESVCIGPPPARDSYLSIHQIIAACEITGADAVHPGYGFLSENAKFADVLEAHNITFIGPTATHIRTMGDKIEAKKTAKTLGIPVVPGSDGAVSEETDALRIAHEIGYPVIIKASAGGGGRGMRVVHSEQEFAIALKTTRSEAKAAFGDDAVYIEKYLEKPRHIEIQIIGDGIGNAIHLGERDCSLQRRHQKIWEEATSPALNETERKKIGNIVANACAQLGYRGAGTVEFLYEDGEFYFIEMNTRLQVEHPVTEAITGIDLVHEQIYIASGNKLSIAQEDICFSGHAIECRINAEDPLTFTPSPGIITHFHTPGGLGIRVDSGAYSGYRIPPYYDSMIGKLIVHGRTRLECMMRLRRALDEFVVDGVKTTLPLFRDLINNKEIADGNYNIHWLEKYLSQQPTSSDL encoded by the coding sequence ATGATTCAAAAAATTCTTACCGCCAATCGGGGAGAAATTGCTCTTCGTGTTTTGCGAGCTTGTAAAGAACTAGGTATAAAAACGGTAGCCGTTCACTCCACTGCCGATGCTGATGCAATGCATGTTCGATTAGCTGACGAAAGTGTTTGCATTGGCCCTCCCCCAGCACGCGATTCTTATTTAAGTATCCATCAAATTATTGCTGCATGCGAGATTACAGGAGCTGATGCTGTTCATCCAGGATATGGTTTCCTTTCTGAAAATGCCAAATTTGCAGATGTTTTAGAAGCCCATAATATTACCTTCATTGGTCCAACGGCGACACATATCCGAACCATGGGCGATAAAATCGAAGCAAAAAAAACTGCTAAAACACTTGGAATTCCTGTTGTTCCTGGTTCAGATGGTGCTGTCAGTGAAGAAACAGATGCTTTGCGCATCGCCCATGAAATTGGTTATCCAGTTATTATTAAGGCTTCTGCTGGTGGTGGTGGGCGCGGTATGAGAGTTGTTCATTCTGAACAAGAGTTTGCCATAGCTCTCAAAACGACTCGTTCTGAAGCAAAGGCCGCTTTTGGTGATGATGCAGTTTATATTGAAAAATATTTGGAAAAGCCCCGTCATATTGAAATTCAAATTATAGGTGATGGTATAGGAAATGCCATTCATTTAGGAGAACGCGATTGTTCTCTTCAACGGCGTCATCAAAAAATATGGGAAGAAGCAACATCACCTGCACTTAATGAAACTGAACGAAAAAAAATTGGTAATATTGTTGCAAATGCCTGTGCACAACTTGGATATCGTGGAGCGGGTACCGTTGAGTTTCTTTATGAGGATGGTGAATTCTATTTTATTGAAATGAATACACGTTTACAAGTAGAGCATCCTGTAACTGAAGCAATTACAGGTATAGATTTAGTTCATGAACAAATTTATATTGCATCAGGTAACAAACTTTCGATTGCACAAGAGGATATCTGCTTTTCTGGTCACGCTATAGAATGTCGTATTAATGCAGAAGATCCTCTTACCTTTACACCATCACCGGGAATTATTACACATTTTCATACACCTGGAGGTTTAGGAATTCGTGTTGATTCAGGTGCTTATTCAGGTTATCGAATTCCTCCTTATTATGATAGCATGATTGGCAAACTGATTGTTCATGGACGAACTCGTTTGGAATGCATGATGCGTTTACGGCGTGCTTTGGATGAATTTGTAGTTGATGGAGTCAAAACCACATTGCCTCTTTTTCGTGATCTCATTAACAATAAAGAGATTGCAGACGGTAACTATAATATTCACTGGCTAGAAAAATATCTTTCCCAGCAACCAACTTCTTCAGATTTATAA
- a CDS encoding DsbA family protein, translated as MIHQSQHSKVTFIIKFLTTIMLGILTFSFSSSNAQSNTKTANYLSIEKLKIQLLEDPTFLSELKKKIVPPIDDYDLQRIVRDYLLTHPEIMIEMQLVLQEKLEKKSEQKAQKQALIINLLKQGIFHSPYDAVLGNPNGKKVLVSFFDYNCGYCKMSYPYIENLIKKHSDLRVIIKDLPILGSDSIAAHTVSYAFRKQFPEKYLQFHKALLASKSRINEAKAIKIAISLGVDEKKLRNAIKDPNLRNFFKENIQVASQLNITGTPSYIIGDKVLTGVDQDILEEALENIQ; from the coding sequence ATGATCCATCAGTCTCAACACTCAAAAGTAACATTCATTATAAAATTTTTAACAACGATTATGTTGGGAATTTTAACCTTTTCATTTTCTTCATCAAACGCACAGTCAAATACCAAAACAGCAAACTATTTAAGTATAGAAAAACTTAAAATACAACTTTTAGAAGATCCTACTTTTTTATCTGAACTCAAAAAAAAGATTGTACCACCCATTGATGATTATGATCTTCAAAGGATTGTAAGAGACTATTTACTCACTCATCCGGAAATTATGATAGAAATGCAGTTAGTTCTTCAAGAAAAGTTGGAAAAGAAAAGTGAACAAAAAGCTCAAAAACAAGCCTTAATTATCAATTTGTTGAAACAGGGAATTTTCCACTCCCCTTACGATGCTGTTTTAGGAAATCCAAATGGTAAAAAAGTGTTGGTTAGTTTCTTTGATTACAATTGTGGCTATTGTAAAATGTCCTATCCGTACATAGAAAACTTAATTAAAAAACACTCAGACCTCCGAGTGATTATAAAAGATTTACCAATCTTAGGATCTGATTCTATAGCGGCGCACACTGTTTCTTATGCTTTTCGCAAACAATTTCCAGAAAAATACCTTCAGTTTCATAAAGCTCTTTTAGCGAGTAAAAGCCGCATAAATGAAGCTAAAGCCATAAAAATAGCAATTTCATTAGGAGTAGATGAAAAAAAACTACGCAATGCAATAAAAGATCCTAATCTTAGAAATTTCTTCAAAGAGAATATTCAAGTTGCTTCTCAACTCAATATTACAGGAACACCTTCTTATATCATTGGTGATAAAGTATTGACCGGAGTGGATCAAGATATTTTGGAAGAAGCTTTGGAAAATATACAATAA
- the rnd gene encoding ribonuclease D, producing the protein MMNLITKTTDLETALAILRTSDFVTVDTEFIRETTFWPQLCLIQLASPHTTVLIDPMSQEIDLQPFFDLMLDKKIVKVFHAARQDIETIYHLGGVIPSPLFDTQIAGSICGFGDSISYDQIVQRCTGHKLDKSSRFTDWSCRPLSEKQLLYALADVTYLREVYLLLKKQLEKNKRTHWMDDEIAILLSPKTYDMPEDEAWKKVKGKVKKQRELAILQKIAAWRERKARKYNIPRRHIMKDECLIEIATQQPKDETALKHLRSLNKNWNKLSIAQTLIQAIHEGLEVDLTTLPPLPKHNSLNETSTAVIDLLKVLLKLVANENGIAPKVIATSNDLEKIANSCIKKNIPAMNGWRYEIFGQKAEQVLKGQIGFYFDNGKISTKQL; encoded by the coding sequence ATGATGAATCTTATTACAAAAACAACAGACCTTGAAACTGCTCTTGCTATTCTGCGTACCTCAGATTTTGTAACAGTTGATACTGAATTTATACGCGAAACAACTTTCTGGCCACAACTGTGTCTCATTCAGCTGGCATCACCACATACCACAGTTCTTATCGATCCAATGTCACAAGAGATTGATTTACAACCGTTTTTTGATCTTATGCTAGATAAAAAAATTGTTAAAGTTTTTCATGCTGCACGTCAAGATATTGAAACAATTTATCATCTTGGAGGCGTTATTCCCTCTCCTCTCTTTGATACACAAATAGCAGGATCAATTTGTGGATTTGGTGATTCTATCTCCTATGATCAAATTGTACAACGTTGTACAGGTCATAAACTTGATAAATCATCTCGTTTTACAGACTGGAGTTGCCGCCCCCTTTCTGAAAAACAGCTACTCTATGCTCTTGCTGATGTAACCTATCTAAGAGAAGTTTACCTTCTATTAAAAAAACAACTAGAAAAAAATAAACGCACCCACTGGATGGATGATGAAATAGCAATCCTTTTATCTCCTAAAACCTATGATATGCCAGAAGATGAGGCATGGAAAAAGGTAAAAGGCAAAGTTAAAAAACAGCGTGAACTTGCCATATTACAAAAAATAGCAGCTTGGCGTGAACGTAAAGCACGAAAGTATAATATTCCACGTCGTCATATCATGAAAGATGAATGCCTTATCGAAATAGCAACTCAACAACCAAAAGATGAAACTGCCCTAAAACATTTGCGCAGTCTGAACAAAAACTGGAATAAACTCTCAATAGCACAAACATTAATCCAAGCTATCCATGAAGGCTTAGAGGTCGATCTTACCACTTTACCTCCCCTTCCTAAACATAATTCCTTAAATGAAACATCAACTGCTGTTATTGACCTTCTAAAAGTATTATTAAAACTTGTTGCAAACGAAAATGGCATTGCGCCCAAAGTTATTGCAACTTCTAATGACTTAGAAAAAATTGCCAATAGTTGTATAAAGAAAAACATCCCCGCTATGAATGGTTGGCGCTATGAAATATTTGGGCAAAAAGCCGAACAAGTGCTAAAGGGACAAATAGGATTTTATTTTGATAATGGAAAAATAAGCACAAAACAGCTTTAA
- a CDS encoding phage tail protein yields the protein MSTIYDWSLTALENAGADGFINWLEGQAPHTVNDSARCMMQRIREYLTDTGGVLEGILKFDDKQQTTAIMLETKSQFKEYKNGIVVWFKAKGKNVGATTVSLDSLSSKPVYKATEEGIFPLVGGEIQKGSIYSLVYDEEISGWQLLNPTMRKVHSFRRLPAGFIGAFAMELLPAGWLLCDGQAYSRLLYSDLFAAIGTMWGPGNGEKTFNVPDLRGMFLRGFDYFGFVDAGRSFSSMQQCSLREHEHGLVFPSATYISTRSRRASSSVKASSRRQRSVYVDYEVIGEDHVTETRNNLRGRTGRRRCFSSSLWGEDNADCFGDGQDALPSRSPSLQNEECVGLTGDALRKCNEAFEGISPPTGEETLSQTRKAYTTHPFFIEHDSAMRPYIFPKVFGEDLGEHDHTIMMGRFGGEETRPINVSVIYGIKT from the coding sequence ATGTCAACAATTTATGATTGGTCGTTGACGGCGTTAGAGAATGCTGGTGCGGATGGCTTTATTAACTGGTTGGAAGGACAAGCACCTCATACAGTTAATGATAGTGCTCGTTGTATGATGCAAAGGATAAGAGAATATCTAACAGATACGGGTGGAGTACTTGAAGGGATTTTAAAGTTTGATGATAAACAACAAACGACGGCGATTATGCTTGAAACCAAGTCACAATTTAAAGAGTACAAGAATGGCATAGTTGTGTGGTTTAAAGCGAAGGGTAAGAATGTTGGGGCAACCACGGTTTCTCTCGATAGTCTCTCAAGCAAACCGGTTTATAAGGCAACAGAAGAGGGCATTTTTCCTCTTGTGGGGGGAGAGATACAAAAGGGTTCCATTTATAGCTTAGTGTATGATGAAGAGATTTCAGGTTGGCAACTTCTCAATCCTACGATGAGAAAAGTGCATTCTTTTAGACGATTACCCGCTGGTTTTATAGGTGCATTTGCTATGGAACTTCTCCCGGCAGGCTGGTTGTTATGTGATGGACAAGCTTATTCACGGTTGCTTTATAGCGATTTATTTGCGGCGATAGGGACCATGTGGGGACCAGGTAATGGTGAGAAGACATTTAATGTTCCTGATTTACGCGGGATGTTTTTGCGTGGTTTTGATTATTTTGGTTTTGTTGATGCTGGTCGCAGTTTTTCCAGCATGCAACAATGTTCATTGAGAGAGCATGAACACGGTCTTGTTTTTCCTTCAGCAACATACATTTCTACGCGGAGCAGGCGAGCGAGTTCTTCAGTTAAGGCCAGTTCGAGAAGACAGAGGAGTGTTTATGTAGATTATGAAGTTATTGGTGAAGATCATGTCACTGAAACGAGAAATAATTTACGAGGTAGAACTGGCCGAAGAAGATGTTTTTCATCTAGTCTTTGGGGTGAAGATAATGCTGATTGTTTTGGAGACGGTCAAGATGCATTGCCCTCACGTTCTCCTAGTTTGCAGAATGAGGAGTGTGTTGGTTTGACGGGAGATGCCTTACGAAAATGTAATGAGGCTTTTGAAGGTATCAGCCCTCCTACAGGAGAAGAAACACTGTCTCAAACGCGCAAGGCTTATACCACACATCCATTTTTTATTGAGCATGACAGTGCTATGCGTCCATATATTTTCCCCAAAGTTTTTGGCGAAGATTTAGGAGAGCATGATCATACAATCATGATGGGTCGTTTTGGTGGAGAAGAGACCCGCCCGATAAATGTGAGTGTAATTTATGGAATAAAGACATGA
- the dusA gene encoding tRNA dihydrouridine(20/20a) synthase DusA has product MILYGPPSSIKFAVAPMLGWTDRHCRFLYRLLTKKALLYTEMIVADAVIHGVREQMLALNDKEHPIALQLGGADPQKLAEAAQIAEEFGYDEINLNVGCPSNRVQAGVFGACLMLHPDIVASAVEAMKKVVSIPVTVKCRVGVDEQDEELTLDLFADQVWNAGCDAFWVHARKAWLKGLSPKENRNIPPLNYERVYKLKRKYSHKFIGINGGIKLIDEIKEHLILCDATMVGRQVYHDPMLLKHIDFEIYGEPQSGLSDSELIEVMCDYAARHIALGGRLSHVTRHMIGLFHGRDGARQWRQILSNDAIKANAGVHVLKEAFSALI; this is encoded by the coding sequence ATGATATTATATGGTCCTCCATCATCAATAAAATTTGCAGTTGCTCCAATGTTGGGCTGGACAGATCGGCATTGTAGATTTTTGTATCGTCTTCTAACAAAAAAGGCACTTCTTTATACCGAAATGATTGTCGCTGATGCTGTAATCCATGGTGTTCGCGAACAAATGTTGGCTTTAAATGATAAAGAACATCCAATTGCATTGCAATTAGGGGGAGCAGATCCCCAAAAATTAGCAGAGGCTGCGCAAATTGCTGAAGAATTTGGTTATGATGAAATAAATCTTAATGTTGGTTGCCCATCAAATCGTGTTCAAGCGGGTGTATTCGGTGCTTGTTTGATGTTGCATCCTGATATTGTGGCAAGTGCTGTGGAAGCGATGAAAAAAGTGGTTAGCATACCTGTTACCGTCAAATGTCGTGTTGGTGTGGATGAGCAGGATGAAGAATTAACTTTAGATCTTTTTGCTGATCAAGTTTGGAATGCTGGGTGTGATGCATTCTGGGTTCATGCACGCAAAGCATGGTTGAAAGGATTAAGTCCGAAAGAAAATCGTAATATTCCTCCACTTAATTATGAAAGAGTTTATAAATTAAAACGTAAATATTCTCATAAATTCATTGGGATAAATGGTGGAATTAAATTGATTGATGAAATAAAAGAGCATTTAATTTTGTGTGATGCTACTATGGTTGGTCGACAAGTGTATCATGATCCGATGTTGTTAAAGCATATTGATTTTGAAATATATGGTGAACCGCAGAGTGGACTGAGTGATAGTGAGCTTATTGAGGTCATGTGTGATTATGCTGCTCGGCATATTGCATTAGGAGGGCGGCTTTCTCATGTAACGCGTCACATGATTGGTTTATTTCATGGCCGAGACGGGGCACGTCAATGGCGGCAAATATTATCAAATGATGCAATAAAAGCTAATGCGGGTGTGCACGTTTTGAAAGAAGCTTTTTCTGCCCTCATTTAA